The following are encoded together in the Blautia obeum ATCC 29174 genome:
- a CDS encoding O-methyltransferase — protein sequence MIVEERMRTFINSLDAGNTPFLDELECSALSEGVPIIRKEMQSFIKTLLALKKPQRILEVGTAVGFSTLLMCEYSQPEMHITTIENYEKRIPKARENFRRAGRESQITFLEGDAGQILKELSGSYDLIFMDAAKGQYIHWLPDVVRLLAPGGVLMSDNVLQEGELIESHYLVERRNRTIYKRMREYLYELKHHPQLMTSIIPLGDGVSLSVKEEA from the coding sequence GTGATCGTAGAAGAGAGAATGCGTACGTTTATTAATTCCCTTGATGCAGGGAACACTCCATTTCTTGATGAACTGGAGTGTTCTGCGTTGTCTGAGGGAGTTCCGATCATTCGTAAGGAGATGCAGAGCTTTATAAAGACACTGCTGGCACTTAAGAAGCCGCAGCGTATTCTGGAAGTGGGGACAGCCGTTGGCTTCTCCACACTTCTTATGTGTGAGTACAGTCAGCCTGAAATGCATATCACAACGATTGAAAATTATGAAAAGAGAATTCCAAAGGCAAGGGAGAATTTCCGAAGAGCCGGCCGTGAGTCGCAGATTACCTTTTTGGAAGGAGACGCAGGGCAAATTCTGAAAGAACTTTCGGGATCATATGATCTGATTTTTATGGATGCGGCCAAGGGACAGTATATTCACTGGCTGCCGGATGTGGTGCGGCTGCTTGCCCCGGGCGGAGTCCTGATGTCAGATAACGTACTTCAGGAGGGCGAGCTGATTGAATCCCATTATCTTGTGGAACGAAGAAACCGTACAATTTACAAGCGTATGAGAGAGTATTTGTATGAACTGAAACACCATCCACAGCTTATGACAAGTATTATTCCGCTGGGAGACGGCGTGTCTTTGAGCGTTAAGGAGGAAGCATGA
- a CDS encoding endolytic transglycosylase MltG, whose translation MGDTKDRVGAAGVIVAGGFFKIALYVCVAVLVIWIGKVTYQFGYNIFNQQAMNPGEGQEVTVVIKEDATSYDIAKTLKSKGLIEDTLVFWVQEKLSNYSGKMKPGTYLLSTAYTPNRIMGILAGDAEQEGATS comes from the coding sequence ATGGGAGATACCAAAGACCGGGTAGGTGCGGCTGGAGTGATTGTTGCAGGAGGATTTTTTAAAATAGCTTTGTATGTTTGTGTGGCTGTCCTCGTGATCTGGATCGGTAAGGTTACCTACCAGTTTGGGTATAACATTTTTAACCAGCAGGCGATGAACCCGGGAGAAGGACAGGAAGTAACTGTTGTGATCAAAGAAGATGCAACAAGTTATGATATCGCAAAGACATTAAAGAGTAAAGGACTGATCGAGGATACGCTGGTGTTCTGGGTACAGGAAAAACTTTCAAATTACAGTGGGAAAATGAAACCAGGCACATATCTACTCAGTACTGCCTATACACCAAATAGGATCATGGGAATTCTTGCAGGTGATGCAGAGCAGGAAGGAGCAACTTCGTGA
- a CDS encoding YlbF family regulator, with the protein MDAVNRNIHLLLNSIQKSDVYRTYKKQEAILEKNPELASRVQHFRSDNFRLQNEERGNLLQDAEQLARESAELRRNPEVNAYLDAELALCRMMQQICKTLTDGIEIKVPEI; encoded by the coding sequence ATGGATGCTGTAAACAGAAACATTCATCTTCTTCTGAATTCTATCCAGAAGAGCGATGTGTACAGAACTTACAAGAAACAGGAGGCAATCCTGGAAAAAAATCCGGAATTGGCCTCGAGAGTGCAGCATTTCCGGTCAGATAACTTCCGGCTTCAGAATGAAGAAAGAGGAAATTTGCTTCAGGATGCGGAACAGCTGGCACGAGAATCAGCAGAACTTCGAAGAAATCCGGAGGTAAATGCTTATCTTGATGCGGAACTGGCACTTTGCAGGATGATGCAGCAGATTTGTAAGACATTGACAGACGGAATTGAGATCAAGGTGCCGGAAATCTGA
- a CDS encoding ribonuclease J — MGKQKNFRYKQQKTNSRHYEKHSDRQEIAAAGELAAVQQPKAATKPFSRNNKTQQPRGNARRGRKGTSKLKIIPLGGLEQIGMNITAFEYEDSIVVVDCGLAFPEDDMLGIDLVIPDVTYLKENISKVKGFVITHGHEDHIGALPYILKEVNAPVYSTKLTLGLITNKLKEHNLVRSTKLKEVKHGQVINLGDFSIEFIKTNHSIQDASALAIYSPAGIVVHTGDFKVDYTPVFGDAIDLQRFAEIGKKGVLALMCDSTNAERPGFTMSERTVGHVFDNLFNEHKNARIIIATFASNVDRVQQIINTAYKFGRKVAVEGRSMVNIISVASELGYLRIPENTLIEIDQVKNYPDEKVVLITTGSQGESMAALSRMAANIHKKITIKPNDTIIFSSNPIPGNEKAVSKVINELSMKGAKVIFQDVHVSGHACQEEIKLIYSLVRPKYAIPVHGEYRHLTAQKHVVEDLGIPKENIFILASGNVLELDANSAAVTGSVHTGAIFVDGLGVGDVGNIVLRDRQHLSEDGIMIVVMTLERHSNVVLAGPDIVSRGFVYVRESEDLMEDAKEVVENALDSCLERNITDWGKIKNTVKDALSDFLWKRTKRSPMILPIIMEA, encoded by the coding sequence ATGGGAAAACAGAAAAATTTCCGTTATAAACAGCAGAAAACGAATAGCAGACATTATGAGAAACATTCTGACAGACAGGAAATAGCTGCTGCAGGAGAATTAGCAGCAGTACAGCAGCCAAAGGCAGCAACGAAGCCGTTTTCCAGAAACAATAAAACACAACAGCCAAGAGGGAATGCGCGTCGTGGCCGTAAGGGTACTTCAAAACTGAAGATCATTCCGTTAGGTGGACTGGAACAGATTGGAATGAACATTACTGCTTTTGAGTATGAAGACAGTATTGTAGTTGTTGACTGTGGTCTTGCTTTCCCGGAAGATGATATGCTTGGTATCGATCTGGTCATCCCGGATGTTACTTATCTGAAAGAAAATATTTCCAAAGTAAAAGGCTTTGTGATCACACATGGACATGAGGATCATATCGGTGCGCTTCCTTATATCCTGAAAGAGGTTAATGCTCCGGTCTATTCGACAAAACTTACACTTGGACTGATCACAAATAAACTGAAGGAACACAACCTTGTACGTTCCACAAAACTAAAAGAAGTAAAACATGGACAGGTTATCAACCTTGGTGATTTTTCCATTGAATTTATCAAAACAAACCATAGTATCCAGGATGCTTCTGCACTCGCAATTTATTCACCTGCAGGAATTGTTGTCCATACAGGTGACTTTAAGGTGGATTATACACCGGTATTTGGTGATGCGATCGATCTGCAGCGTTTTGCCGAGATCGGTAAGAAAGGTGTACTTGCACTGATGTGTGACAGTACGAATGCAGAACGTCCGGGATTTACCATGTCAGAGCGTACGGTAGGACATGTGTTCGATAATCTTTTTAATGAACACAAAAATGCACGAATCATCATTGCGACATTTGCATCTAATGTAGACCGTGTACAGCAGATTATTAATACCGCATATAAATTTGGACGTAAAGTAGCTGTAGAAGGACGAAGCATGGTCAATATCATTTCCGTTGCTTCTGAACTCGGATATCTTCGTATTCCGGAAAATACTCTGATCGAAATTGACCAGGTAAAAAATTATCCGGATGAAAAAGTTGTTCTGATCACAACAGGAAGCCAGGGTGAATCCATGGCGGCTCTTTCCAGAATGGCTGCGAATATCCACAAGAAGATTACAATTAAACCGAATGATACTATCATTTTCAGTTCAAATCCGATTCCTGGAAATGAGAAAGCCGTTTCCAAGGTTATCAATGAGCTGTCCATGAAGGGTGCAAAGGTTATTTTCCAGGATGTTCACGTATCCGGACATGCCTGCCAGGAAGAAATCAAACTGATCTATTCTCTGGTAAGACCAAAATATGCGATTCCGGTTCATGGTGAATACAGACATCTGACTGCACAGAAACATGTCGTAGAAGATCTTGGTATTCCGAAAGAGAATATCTTTATCCTTGCTTCCGGTAATGTTCTGGAGCTGGATGCAAACAGTGCAGCAGTTACCGGCTCTGTTCATACAGGTGCGATCTTTGTAGATGGTCTGGGGGTTGGTGATGTCGGTAATATCGTACTTCGTGACCGTCAGCATCTGTCAGAGGATGGTATCATGATTGTTGTTATGACACTTGAACGCCACAGCAATGTGGTTCTTGCCGGACCGGATATTGTATCCAGAGGATTTGTCTATGTAAGAGAGTCCGAGGATCTGATGGAAGATGCAAAAGAAGTCGTAGAAAATGCGTTAGATTCCTGTCTGGAACGTAACATTACAGATTGGGGCAAGATCAAGAATACAGTAAAAGATGCACTCAGTGATTTCCTGTGGAAGCGAACAAAGAGAAGTCCGATGATCCTGCCGATCATTATGGAGGCATAA
- a CDS encoding DUF1292 domain-containing protein, with amino-acid sequence MEKIRFQLADGTVEEFFIEEQTRIGGVSYLLVSDSMEDEASAYILKDVSKDTDPEACYEMLEDEDELQAVYKVFEQMLEDVDFEM; translated from the coding sequence ATGGAAAAAATCAGATTTCAGCTGGCCGATGGGACAGTAGAAGAGTTTTTTATTGAGGAACAGACAAGAATCGGAGGAGTATCGTATCTTCTTGTATCGGATTCTATGGAAGATGAAGCGTCTGCCTATATTTTGAAGGATGTATCGAAGGATACAGATCCGGAGGCCTGCTATGAAATGCTCGAAGATGAGGACGAACTGCAGGCTGTTTATAAAGTTTTTGAACAAATGCTTGAAGACGTGGATTTTGAAATGTAA
- the ruvX gene encoding Holliday junction resolvase RuvX: MRILGLDYGSKTVGVAVSDPLGVTAQRLETIWRKQENKLRRTLAQVEELVKEYEIEKIVLGYPKNMNNTVGERAEKALEFGEMLKKRTGLEVIMWDERLTTVSADRALMEAGVRRENRKEYLDGIAAVFILQGYLDSLKM, from the coding sequence ATGCGGATCCTGGGATTAGATTATGGTTCAAAGACCGTAGGTGTGGCAGTCAGTGATCCATTGGGAGTGACTGCTCAGAGATTAGAGACAATCTGGCGAAAACAGGAAAATAAACTTCGCCGGACGCTTGCCCAAGTAGAAGAACTCGTGAAAGAGTACGAAATAGAAAAGATCGTTCTTGGATATCCTAAGAATATGAACAATACTGTCGGTGAGCGTGCAGAGAAAGCTCTGGAATTCGGGGAGATGCTTAAGAAGCGTACAGGCCTTGAAGTGATCATGTGGGACGAACGGCTGACAACAGTTTCGGCGGATCGGGCCCTGATGGAGGCTGGTGTGCGCAGAGAGAATCGTAAAGAGTATCTCGACGGAATTGCAGCAGTATTTATTTTACAGGGATATCTGGATTCCCTTAAAATGTAA
- a CDS encoding IreB family regulatory phosphoprotein: MAENNLGNTQYFRTKPDADLEVKEVLDLVYNAMDEKGYNPVNQIVGYIMSGDPTYITSHKGARSMIMKVERDELVEELLNEYIKNKSWER, encoded by the coding sequence ATGGCAGAAAACAATTTAGGAAATACACAGTATTTCAGAACAAAACCGGATGCAGATCTTGAAGTAAAAGAGGTTCTGGACCTGGTCTACAATGCAATGGATGAAAAAGGATATAATCCGGTGAACCAGATCGTCGGCTATATTATGTCCGGAGATCCTACCTATATTACCAGTCATAAGGGTGCGAGAAGCATGATCATGAAAGTTGAGAGAGATGAGCTGGTAGAAGAACTTCTTAATGAATACATTAAGAATAAATCCTGGGAACGATAA
- the mtaB gene encoding tRNA (N(6)-L-threonylcarbamoyladenosine(37)-C(2))-methylthiotransferase MtaB gives MKKKVALHNLGCKVNAYEVEAMQQLLENAGYETVPFEEGADVYVINTCTVTNIADRKSRQMLHKAKKMNPDAIVVATGCYAQADTEKLKEDTAVDLILGNNQKTQIVEALEEYEKEHAKQVQVIEINHTKEYEELSIASTAEHVRAYIKVQDGCNQFCTYCIIPFARGRVRSRKIEDVLREVETLAAKGYKEVVLTGIHLSSYGVDFPKEERESLLSLIQAVSRVEGISRIRLGSLEPRIITEEFLEGIVKTGKVCPHFHLSLQSGCNKTLKNMNRRYSAQEYAEKCELIRKFYPAPALTTDVIVGFPQETEEDFEESYEFVKKIHFYETHIFKYSRRHGTKAASMDGQLTEAAKAQRSDRMLELHEIRAREYEEAMIGKKMELLLEEEIEIDGRPWYVGHSREYVRAVISKTDVHRVNDLVTVKAVAFVRDHILETKEV, from the coding sequence ATGAAAAAAAAGGTTGCCCTTCATAACCTGGGCTGTAAAGTAAATGCATACGAAGTAGAAGCGATGCAGCAGCTTCTGGAAAATGCAGGATATGAAACTGTTCCTTTTGAAGAAGGTGCAGATGTTTATGTGATCAATACCTGTACGGTCACCAACATTGCAGACCGTAAATCCAGACAGATGCTTCATAAAGCAAAAAAAATGAATCCGGATGCGATCGTGGTGGCTACAGGTTGTTATGCACAGGCTGACACAGAGAAACTGAAAGAAGATACTGCTGTGGATCTGATCCTTGGAAACAATCAGAAAACACAGATTGTGGAAGCTTTGGAAGAATATGAAAAAGAGCATGCAAAACAGGTGCAGGTGATTGAAATTAACCATACAAAAGAGTATGAAGAACTTTCCATAGCATCTACCGCAGAACATGTCCGCGCATACATTAAAGTACAGGATGGCTGTAATCAGTTCTGTACTTACTGTATCATTCCGTTTGCGAGAGGACGTGTCCGCAGCAGAAAAATCGAAGATGTGCTGAGAGAAGTGGAAACACTTGCTGCAAAAGGTTACAAGGAAGTTGTACTTACCGGAATCCATTTAAGTTCCTATGGAGTGGATTTCCCGAAAGAAGAAAGAGAAAGTCTTCTTTCACTGATTCAGGCAGTAAGCAGAGTGGAAGGAATCAGCAGGATTCGTCTTGGCTCATTGGAGCCAAGAATTATCACAGAAGAATTTCTGGAAGGTATTGTGAAAACAGGAAAAGTGTGTCCACATTTTCATTTATCCCTGCAGAGCGGATGCAATAAAACTTTGAAAAATATGAATCGCCGTTACAGTGCACAGGAGTATGCGGAAAAATGTGAACTGATCCGCAAGTTTTATCCGGCACCTGCACTTACAACAGATGTGATTGTGGGATTTCCACAGGAAACAGAAGAGGATTTTGAAGAATCTTATGAATTCGTAAAGAAGATTCATTTTTATGAGACGCATATTTTTAAATATTCCAGAAGACATGGAACAAAAGCGGCATCCATGGATGGTCAGCTGACTGAAGCGGCAAAGGCGCAGCGCAGCGACCGGATGCTCGAACTGCATGAGATTCGTGCCAGAGAATATGAAGAGGCGATGATCGGAAAAAAAATGGAACTTCTCCTGGAGGAGGAGATTGAGATTGATGGCAGACCATGGTATGTAGGCCACAGCAGAGAATATGTGCGTGCAGTCATCAGCAAAACGGATGTACATAGGGTAAATGACCTTGTTACAGTAAAAGCAGTTGCTTTTGTCAGAGATCACATTTTGGAAACAAAAGAAGTGTAA
- a CDS encoding HPr family phosphocarrier protein, translated as MKTLKISLNSIDKVKAFVNEISKFDCDFDLVSGRYVIDAKSIMGIFSLDLSKPINLNIHAEGSTLDSIMAIVQPYVIE; from the coding sequence ATGAAAACATTAAAAATCTCGCTGAATTCTATCGATAAAGTGAAAGCATTTGTAAACGAGATCAGTAAATTTGACTGTGACTTTGATTTAGTATCCGGAAGATATGTAATCGATGCAAAATCCATCATGGGTATCTTCAGCCTGGATTTATCCAAACCGATCAACCTGAATATTCATGCAGAAGGAAGCACTCTTGATTCGATCATGGCAATCGTTCAGCCATATGTAATTGAGTGA
- the thiI gene encoding tRNA uracil 4-sulfurtransferase ThiI, with amino-acid sequence MIFHAFLIKYAEIAIKGKNRYLFEDALVKQMKLALEPVEGEFTVTKEQGRVYVFCPEKYDFDEAVEALQRVFGIVGISPVVIYEDQGFDQMAKDVVSYMEARYPGYNGSFKVYTRRAKKSYPITSMEVSAAIGEKILDAFPDASVDVHNPEMTLSVEIRDKIYVYSETLPGPGGMPIGTNGKAMLLLSGGIDSPVAGYMIAKRGVKIEAVYFHAPPYTSERAKQKVVDLAKLVARYSGPIRLHVVNFTDIQLYIYDQCPHEELTIIMRRYMMRIAEHFARKDKCLGLITGESIGQVASQTLQSLAATDEVCELPVYRPVIGFDKEEIVQISRKINTFETSIQPFEDCCTIFVAKHPVTKPNLKVIHRSEEKLNEKIDQLMEEALASTEVIEIQ; translated from the coding sequence ATGATATTTCATGCATTTTTGATAAAATATGCAGAAATCGCCATTAAAGGAAAAAACAGATATCTGTTTGAAGATGCACTTGTCAAACAGATGAAACTGGCTCTGGAGCCGGTAGAAGGCGAATTTACAGTAACTAAGGAGCAGGGGCGTGTATATGTTTTCTGCCCGGAAAAATATGATTTTGATGAAGCAGTAGAGGCACTGCAGCGTGTATTTGGAATTGTGGGAATCAGTCCGGTTGTGATCTATGAAGACCAGGGATTTGATCAGATGGCAAAAGATGTCGTTTCCTATATGGAAGCAAGATATCCTGGATACAATGGTTCTTTTAAGGTTTACACACGAAGAGCCAAGAAATCTTATCCGATCACATCGATGGAAGTAAGTGCGGCAATCGGAGAAAAGATTTTGGATGCTTTCCCAGATGCATCCGTAGATGTGCATAATCCGGAAATGACACTTTCAGTAGAGATTCGAGATAAGATTTATGTATATTCAGAGACACTTCCGGGACCAGGTGGTATGCCGATCGGAACAAATGGTAAGGCAATGCTTCTTCTTTCCGGTGGAATTGATAGTCCGGTTGCTGGTTATATGATCGCCAAACGTGGAGTCAAGATAGAGGCTGTTTATTTCCATGCTCCGCCGTATACAAGCGAACGTGCAAAACAGAAAGTCGTAGATCTTGCAAAACTTGTGGCACGTTACAGTGGTCCGATCCGTCTTCATGTAGTTAACTTTACAGATATTCAGCTGTATATCTATGATCAGTGCCCGCATGAAGAACTGACGATCATCATGCGCCGCTATATGATGCGTATTGCAGAGCATTTTGCACGCAAGGATAAATGCCTTGGCCTGATTACGGGGGAGAGTATTGGACAGGTGGCCAGCCAGACTTTACAGAGTCTTGCAGCAACAGATGAAGTATGTGAACTTCCGGTATATCGTCCGGTTATCGGATTTGATAAAGAAGAAATCGTACAGATTTCCAGAAAGATCAATACATTTGAGACTTCCATCCAGCCATTTGAAGACTGCTGTACTATTTTTGTGGCAAAACATCCGGTTACAAAACCAAATCTGAAAGTGATTCACAGATCTGAAGAAAAATTAAACGAAAAGATCGATCAGCTGATGGAAGAGGCACTGGCAAGTACAGAAGTAATTGAGATTCAGTAA
- a CDS encoding cysteine desulfurase family protein, with product MEVYFDNSATTRCYDSVKDIVVKTMTEDFGNPSAMHLKGVEAEKYVKEATKTIAGILKVQEKEILFTSGGTESDNLALIGGALANKRNGNHIIITSVEHAAVSQPALYLQEQGFEITYLPVDAQGRVKMSALEAVLRPDTIMVSTMLVNNEVGAVMPVEEIAKMVHEKSPKALYHVDAIQGFGKYHIYPKRMGIDLLAVSGHKIHGPKGVGFLYINEKVKIIPQILGGGQQSGMRSGTDNVPGIAGLGVAAGQIYRNLDENVEHMYQLKEHIAKGLSEIEDIRINGMPLREGAPQILSISVMGVRSEVLLHSLEDKGIYISAGSACSSHKRKPSATLSAMGMSKDQIESTVRLSFCEENTIEEADYFLDTMKTLVPMLRRYSRK from the coding sequence ATGGAAGTATATTTTGACAATTCTGCAACGACCAGATGCTATGATTCTGTAAAGGATATCGTGGTAAAAACGATGACAGAGGATTTTGGAAATCCGTCTGCCATGCATCTCAAGGGTGTAGAAGCAGAGAAGTATGTAAAAGAAGCGACAAAGACCATTGCAGGAATTCTGAAAGTGCAGGAAAAAGAAATTCTGTTTACATCAGGTGGTACAGAATCAGACAACCTTGCGCTGATTGGTGGTGCACTTGCAAATAAGCGTAACGGAAACCACATCATTATCACATCCGTAGAGCATGCTGCAGTCAGCCAGCCGGCATTATATCTGCAGGAACAGGGATTTGAAATCACATATCTTCCGGTAGATGCGCAGGGCAGGGTAAAAATGAGTGCGCTGGAAGCTGTTTTAAGACCAGATACGATCATGGTATCTACCATGCTTGTAAATAATGAAGTCGGAGCTGTGATGCCAGTCGAAGAGATTGCGAAGATGGTACATGAGAAGAGTCCAAAGGCACTGTATCATGTCGATGCAATTCAGGGATTTGGTAAATACCACATTTATCCGAAACGTATGGGGATCGATCTTCTTGCAGTCAGCGGACACAAGATTCACGGTCCGAAGGGTGTCGGTTTCCTGTATATCAACGAAAAAGTGAAGATCATTCCACAGATTCTTGGTGGCGGACAGCAGAGTGGCATGCGTTCCGGAACAGACAATGTACCGGGAATCGCCGGGCTTGGTGTGGCAGCAGGACAGATTTACCGAAATCTGGATGAGAATGTGGAACACATGTATCAGTTAAAGGAGCATATTGCGAAAGGCCTTTCTGAAATCGAAGATATCCGTATCAACGGAATGCCACTTCGTGAAGGTGCACCGCAGATCTTGAGTATCAGTGTTATGGGAGTACGGAGTGAGGTATTGCTGCATTCTCTCGAGGACAAGGGTATATACATTTCGGCAGGAAGTGCATGCTCCAGCCATAAGAGAAAACCAAGCGCTACATTAAGTGCTATGGGAATGTCAAAAGACCAGATTGAAAGTACAGTACGACTGAGCTTCTGTGAAGAAAATACGATCGAGGAAGCGGATTATTTCCTGGATACCATGAAGACTCTGGTTCCGATGCTCAGACGTTATTCAAGAAAATAA
- a CDS encoding 16S rRNA (uracil(1498)-N(3))-methyltransferase: MQRFFVEPHQIDEAAHQIHIIGTDVNHISNVLRMKQGEEVWISDGGQKEYRCAIEAFSADEVLLHIIYAQEPDYELPSRIYLFQGLPKADKMELIIQKAVELGAYEIIPVETKRCVVKLDGKKAAKKVERWQQIAESAAKQSKRMLIPNVHQVLSFKEALKYAESMDIRLIPYELAKGMQETKEILAAIEQGQSIGIFIGPEGGFEEKEVEAAISEGAKPITLGKRILRTETAGLAILSVLMFQLEN, from the coding sequence ATGCAGAGATTTTTTGTAGAGCCACATCAGATCGATGAAGCGGCACATCAGATTCATATTATTGGAACGGATGTCAACCATATTTCCAATGTTCTTCGTATGAAACAGGGAGAGGAAGTCTGGATCAGTGATGGTGGACAAAAAGAATACCGCTGTGCGATAGAGGCATTCAGTGCAGATGAAGTGCTTCTTCACATTATTTATGCACAGGAACCAGATTATGAACTGCCGAGCAGAATCTACCTCTTTCAGGGACTGCCAAAAGCAGATAAGATGGAACTGATCATACAGAAGGCAGTTGAGCTTGGTGCGTATGAAATCATTCCAGTAGAGACGAAACGCTGTGTTGTGAAGCTGGATGGCAAAAAGGCTGCGAAGAAAGTAGAGCGTTGGCAGCAGATTGCAGAGAGTGCGGCAAAACAGTCCAAGCGTATGCTGATTCCAAATGTGCACCAGGTACTTTCTTTTAAAGAAGCACTAAAGTATGCGGAATCTATGGATATTCGTCTGATTCCGTATGAGCTTGCCAAAGGCATGCAGGAAACAAAAGAAATCCTTGCAGCAATTGAACAGGGACAGTCTATTGGGATTTTTATCGGCCCAGAAGGCGGTTTTGAGGAAAAAGAAGTAGAAGCTGCAATCAGCGAAGGGGCAAAACCAATCACATTGGGTAAACGTATTCTTCGCACAGAAACAGCAGGGCTTGCAATTTTGTCAGTTCTGATGTTTCAGCTTGAAAATTAG
- the prmA gene encoding 50S ribosomal protein L11 methyltransferase — protein MKWNRFTIKTKTDAEDMIICTLAEIGVEGAEIQDHQPLTEEDKAQMFVDIMPEGPEDDGVAYLNFYLEEDADKDVILRDVRNALEELRTFMDIGEGTIEESQTEDKDWINNWKEFFHQFYVDDILIVPSWEEIKEEDKDKMILHIDPGTAFGTGMHETTQLVIRQLKKYVKPGIELLDVGTGSGILGITALKLGAGHVVGTDLDPCAVPAVQDNKEANQIVDDTFDMMIGNIIDDKEVQDQVGYEKYDIVAANILADVLVPLTPVIVHQMKKGAYYITSGILDVKEEVVKEAVQKAGLTLVEVTRQGEWVCVTARKD, from the coding sequence ATGAAATGGAATCGTTTTACGATTAAAACCAAAACAGATGCCGAAGACATGATTATCTGTACATTGGCAGAAATAGGTGTCGAAGGTGCAGAGATTCAGGATCACCAGCCTTTGACGGAGGAAGATAAGGCGCAGATGTTTGTAGATATCATGCCGGAAGGTCCAGAAGATGATGGAGTTGCATATTTGAATTTTTATCTGGAGGAAGATGCGGATAAGGATGTAATTTTACGTGACGTCAGAAATGCCCTGGAAGAATTGCGTACATTTATGGATATTGGAGAGGGTACGATTGAAGAGTCTCAGACAGAGGATAAGGACTGGATCAACAACTGGAAAGAATTTTTCCATCAGTTCTATGTGGATGATATCCTGATCGTTCCGTCATGGGAAGAAATCAAAGAAGAAGATAAGGACAAGATGATTCTTCATATTGATCCGGGTACTGCATTTGGAACAGGAATGCATGAAACTACACAGCTTGTGATCCGTCAGTTAAAAAAATATGTTAAACCAGGTATCGAACTTCTTGATGTAGGAACAGGAAGTGGTATCCTCGGAATCACAGCGTTGAAGCTTGGTGCAGGTCACGTTGTAGGAACAGACCTTGATCCATGCGCGGTTCCGGCAGTTCAGGATAACAAAGAAGCAAACCAGATCGTGGATGATACTTTTGATATGATGATCGGAAATATCATTGATGACAAAGAGGTACAGGATCAGGTTGGCTATGAGAAATACGATATTGTTGCAGCTAATATTCTGGCAGATGTACTGGTGCCTCTGACACCAGTGATCGTTCACCAGATGAAGAAGGGTGCATATTACATTACATCAGGTATACTTGATGTCAAAGAGGAAGTAGTCAAAGAAGCAGTACAGAAAGCCGGACTTACCTTGGTAGAAGTTACCAGACAGGGTGAGTGGGTATGCGTAACTGCAAGAAAGGACTGA